The sequence CCGGGCAATAGGATTTCTTTTAAAAGTCTAACTATTTTATCAATGTTGTCCATCATTTTTTGAATAAGCCCCATTTTATCTGGGCCCCAGGCTTGCGGGCAGAGGGTGCTTTACCTAAACTATGCCGGTAAACACTTTTTTCAGCGGAAATTATGAAATCAATAGCCATAATCATTGCCGGCTTGGCTTTGACAGGATTACTCAGCGCATGTTCCGGGCACAAACCCGTAAAGACGGTCAGCACCAGCAAGGAAAGCGCTACTAAAGCGGTCAAACCTCAGGCACGAGCCGATCGGAATCTGTATTACCTGCCGCCTCCGCCGATGCCCGATCAACGGACTGTGGAGGATGTTCTGCAAGCATACGGCCCGTATGCGACAAACAAACTCGCCCATTATTTCGCCAAGGCCAAGGTGGCTTATCCCCCTCGGGAAGTCACCTTCATCGCCTTGAAACAGGAAAGGAAACTGGAACTCTGGGCCAAAGATAGCGGCGAGTTCCGTTTTATTCGCGACTATAACATCCAGGCGGCCAGTGGCGTGGCCGGTCCCAAATTGCGCCAAGGCGACAAACAAGTGCCGGAAGGAATTTACCGCATCGTGGGACTCAATCCCAACAGCAATTACCACTTGTCGATGAAATTAAATTACCCCAACGAATTCGATCTCTTTCATGCCTGGCAGGAAGGGCGTGCCCATCCGGGGTCGGATATTTTCATTCATGGCAAAGCCGCCTCTATCGGTTGCCTGGCCATGGGCGATGAAGCGATAGAAGAACTGTTCGTTCTAGCCGCGCAAGTGGGTACCGATAATATGAAAGTCGTGATTGCTCCGCATGACCCCAGGACCTATCCTCTGGAGGCTGGCATCTTTGGTCTTCCGGAATGGACCCATGAACTCTATTGGAACATTTCCCGTGAAATCAAAGCCCTTTCACCGGTGGAGAAGTCCGCAAAAAAGGGCTTGTGATTTTAAGGCCGGATTTTGTTAGCCGGCCAAGTAGAGTGGGCAACGCTTTTTTGCCCAGGCGGAGTTAACGCCATGATTTGAGATGATGGGCAGAAAAGCGCTGCCCATCCTAACTGTTATCGGATCACTCGGCGCGTAGTGCATTTAACGGATTTAATCCTGCCGCTCGGAGTGCTGGAATGACGCCGGCAATGATGCCTATCATCAATGATACAACCAATGCCAGGGCAA comes from Methylicorpusculum oleiharenae and encodes:
- a CDS encoding L,D-transpeptidase family protein; protein product: MKSIAIIIAGLALTGLLSACSGHKPVKTVSTSKESATKAVKPQARADRNLYYLPPPPMPDQRTVEDVLQAYGPYATNKLAHYFAKAKVAYPPREVTFIALKQERKLELWAKDSGEFRFIRDYNIQAASGVAGPKLRQGDKQVPEGIYRIVGLNPNSNYHLSMKLNYPNEFDLFHAWQEGRAHPGSDIFIHGKAASIGCLAMGDEAIEELFVLAAQVGTDNMKVVIAPHDPRTYPLEAGIFGLPEWTHELYWNISREIKALSPVEKSAKKGL